The following coding sequences lie in one Xiphophorus maculatus strain JP 163 A chromosome 4, X_maculatus-5.0-male, whole genome shotgun sequence genomic window:
- the LOC102217744 gene encoding ribonuclease T2-like isoform X1 has translation MFATRSTMRLHFTLLVCLAAALSSAVVTSPINLWTKLILTQQWPKTFCSSEPCQLNVSYWTLHGLWPDKGEFCNSSWHFNSTEIEDLIPDLKKVWPDLLNPSSFHFWKYEWSKHGTCAAEAASLNSQHKYFSKALEFYQKVDLNSMLQKANIIPSDKYYTFSDIEQAMENFYGVKPKIQCLHPSMNSEFQTLGQIEICFDADFALQDCEKHFATNTLSRGQWDQNKSSGLSVCSPDIPVYYPPTS, from the exons ATGTTTGCAACAAG gtcaacCATGAGACTCCACTTCACTCTTCTGGTCTGCCTGGCAGCAGCTCTGTCCTCTGCTGTTGTTACTTCACCAAT CAATTTATGGACCAAACTGATCCTGACACAGCAGTGGCCCAAAACCTTCTGTTCT AGTGAGCCTTGCCAGCTCAACGTTAGTTACTGGACCCTACATGGACTGTG GCCTGATAAAGGGGAATTCTGTAATTCTTCCTGGCATTTCAACTCTACTGAAATTGAG gatCTGATCCCAGACTTGAAGAAGGTTTGGCCAGACCTGCTTAATCCTTCTTCTTTTCACTTCTG GAAGTACGAGTGGTCTAAACATGGAACATGTGCAGCAGAAGCTGCTTCGCTGAATAGTCAACACAAGTATTTCAGCAAGGCACTGGAATTTTACCAGAAGGTGGATTTGAACAG CATGCTGCAGAAGGCTAACATTATCCCTTCTGACAAATACTACACT ttttcagatATTGAGCAAGCGATGGAAAATTTCTATGGCGTGAAACCTAAGATCCAATGTTTGCATCCATCAATG AACTCTGAGTTCCAGACTTTGGGACAGATTGAGATCTGTTTTGATGCTGACTTCGCTCTGCAAGACTGTGAGAAACATTTTGCCACTAATACTCTTTCAAGAGGACAGTGGGACCAAAACAAATCATCTGGACTCAGCGTGTGTTCTCCTGACATACCAGTTTATTACCCTCCTACTTcttaa
- the LOC102217744 gene encoding ribonuclease T2-like isoform X2 produces the protein MRLHFTLLVCLAAALSSAVVTSPINLWTKLILTQQWPKTFCSSEPCQLNVSYWTLHGLWPDKGEFCNSSWHFNSTEIEDLIPDLKKVWPDLLNPSSFHFWKYEWSKHGTCAAEAASLNSQHKYFSKALEFYQKVDLNSMLQKANIIPSDKYYTFSDIEQAMENFYGVKPKIQCLHPSMNSEFQTLGQIEICFDADFALQDCEKHFATNTLSRGQWDQNKSSGLSVCSPDIPVYYPPTS, from the exons ATGAGACTCCACTTCACTCTTCTGGTCTGCCTGGCAGCAGCTCTGTCCTCTGCTGTTGTTACTTCACCAAT CAATTTATGGACCAAACTGATCCTGACACAGCAGTGGCCCAAAACCTTCTGTTCT AGTGAGCCTTGCCAGCTCAACGTTAGTTACTGGACCCTACATGGACTGTG GCCTGATAAAGGGGAATTCTGTAATTCTTCCTGGCATTTCAACTCTACTGAAATTGAG gatCTGATCCCAGACTTGAAGAAGGTTTGGCCAGACCTGCTTAATCCTTCTTCTTTTCACTTCTG GAAGTACGAGTGGTCTAAACATGGAACATGTGCAGCAGAAGCTGCTTCGCTGAATAGTCAACACAAGTATTTCAGCAAGGCACTGGAATTTTACCAGAAGGTGGATTTGAACAG CATGCTGCAGAAGGCTAACATTATCCCTTCTGACAAATACTACACT ttttcagatATTGAGCAAGCGATGGAAAATTTCTATGGCGTGAAACCTAAGATCCAATGTTTGCATCCATCAATG AACTCTGAGTTCCAGACTTTGGGACAGATTGAGATCTGTTTTGATGCTGACTTCGCTCTGCAAGACTGTGAGAAACATTTTGCCACTAATACTCTTTCAAGAGGACAGTGGGACCAAAACAAATCATCTGGACTCAGCGTGTGTTCTCCTGACATACCAGTTTATTACCCTCCTACTTcttaa